A window of Pseudomonadota bacterium genomic DNA:
CGTCTGCTGGACGCGCAACTCCCACCCGACGACGGCGCCATCGTGCGCCAGCGCGGCTTGCGCGTGGCCCTGCTGCCGCAGGAGATCCCGGAGGGCCTGTCCGGCCGCTGCGATCACATCGTTGCCGGTGGGCTCGGCGAACACGCCGACCTCATCACGGACTGGCTGACCGCGACGCAGGCCGGCGACGACACCACCGCATTGCAAGTCGAGATGGACAACCGCGACGGCTGGCGTGCCCAACAGCGCCTCGATGCCGCGCTCAGCCGGCTGCGCCTCGCGCCCGACACCCCGTTCGACACGCTCAGCGGCGGACAGAAGCGGCGCGTGCTGCTCGCCCGCGCAATCGTCGATGAGCCCGAACTGCTGTTGCTCGACGAGCCGACCAACCACCTCGACGTCGCCGCGATCGAGCAGCTCGAAGACACGATTCGCGGCTTCAACGGCAGCGTGCTGTTCATCACCCACGACCGCCGCTTTCTCGACCGCGTGGCGACCCGCATCGTCGACCTGGACCGCGGCGCGCTGAGCTCCTGGCCCGGCGATTACGCGCGCTACCTCGTCGCCAAGCAGCAGCACCTCGACGCCGAGGCCGAACGCGACGCCCAGTTCGACAAGAAGCTCGCCGAGGAAGAAGTCTGGATTCGCCAAGGCATCAAGGCGCGGCGCACACGCAACGAGGGCCGCGTGCGGGCGCTCGAAGCGATGCGGCGCGAGCGCGCCGAGCGGCGCAAACGGGTCGGCAAGGCCGACTTCGACATCCGCGCGAGCGAGCGCTCGGGCAAGAAGGTGATCGAAGCCGTCGACCTCGCCTTCACCCTGCCCGACGGCCGCGCGCTGGTGCGCCCACTCGACGTGCTGATCCAGCGCGGCGACAAGCTCGGGTTGATCGGCCCGAACGGCGTCGGCAAGACCACACTGCTGTCGCTGCTGCTCAAGCAACTCGACCCGACAGGCGGCAGCGTGAGCCACGGGACCAAACTCGACATCGCCTGGTTCGATCAGCACCGCGCGCAGCTCGACCCGACGCGCACCGCGCAGGACAACGTCGGCGAGGGCGCGGACTTCATCGAGGTCGGCGGCAAGAGCCTGCACGTGCTGAGCTACCTGCAGGATTTCCTCTTCACCCCTGCCCGCGCCCGCGCCCCGATCCGCCGGCTGTCCGGCGGCGAGCGCAACCGCCTGTTACTGGCCAAACTGTTCTGCAAGCCGTTCAACCTGCTGGTCATGGATGAGCCGACCAACGACCTCGACATCGAGACCCTCGAATTGCTCGAAGCACGCCTGTCCGCCTTCGACGGCACGCTGCTGCTGGTCAGCCACGACCGCGCCTTCATCGACAACGTTGTCACCGGGGTGTTGAGCTTCGACGGCGACGGCCGGATCGGCGAGTACGTCGGTGGCTATACCGACTGGCTGCGCCAGCGCCCCGCCGACACGGCCCAGGCGCCGCAGCGTGCGGCCCGCCCCGCCGCCACGCCCGCGCCGGCCGCGGCGCCGCGCAAGGCTGCCAAGCTCAGCTACAAGGACCAGCGTGCGCTCGACGCGCTGCCCGACCAGATCGATGCACTCGAAACCGAACAGACCCGCCTGCAGCAGACGGTCAACGCGCCGGACAGCTACCAGCGCGACCCCGACGCCTGGCAGGCCGCCGTCGACCGGCTCGAGGCGATCGAGCTCGAGCTTCTCGACAGCCTCGAGCGCTGGGAGCAGCTCGAGGCCAAACAGCGGGGCGACGCCTGAGAACGTCCGGGCGACCTCGCTGCGACCGGAATCCAGCGCGCCCGGCGCGAGGTGCGGTACCATCGCGGGCCGCAGCGGTTCCGACCTGAGTCGGATACCGCAGGTTGCCGAAAAACGTC
This region includes:
- a CDS encoding ATP-binding cassette domain-containing protein, encoding MPLVQFQAVSLAFGDHPLLTDADLSIDTQERVALVGRNGAGKSSLLRLLDAQLPPDDGAIVRQRGLRVALLPQEIPEGLSGRCDHIVAGGLGEHADLITDWLTATQAGDDTTALQVEMDNRDGWRAQQRLDAALSRLRLAPDTPFDTLSGGQKRRVLLARAIVDEPELLLLDEPTNHLDVAAIEQLEDTIRGFNGSVLFITHDRRFLDRVATRIVDLDRGALSSWPGDYARYLVAKQQHLDAEAERDAQFDKKLAEEEVWIRQGIKARRTRNEGRVRALEAMRRERAERRKRVGKADFDIRASERSGKKVIEAVDLAFTLPDGRALVRPLDVLIQRGDKLGLIGPNGVGKTTLLSLLLKQLDPTGGSVSHGTKLDIAWFDQHRAQLDPTRTAQDNVGEGADFIEVGGKSLHVLSYLQDFLFTPARARAPIRRLSGGERNRLLLAKLFCKPFNLLVMDEPTNDLDIETLELLEARLSAFDGTLLLVSHDRAFIDNVVTGVLSFDGDGRIGEYVGGYTDWLRQRPADTAQAPQRAARPAATPAPAAAPRKAAKLSYKDQRALDALPDQIDALETEQTRLQQTVNAPDSYQRDPDAWQAAVDRLEAIELELLDSLERWEQLEAKQRGDA